CTTTGCTAGGCTGGCTCCAATTCCGCGCTCTGCGGCATGGCGCCAGTATAAGCCCGCGCAAGAAGCGCGCGAATGCCATCCTCGGTCACCGGCCGCGGATTGGGATAGGGATTCTGGATCGCGAGCTTCGCTGCGATTTCGATGCCCTCCTCGGGCATGCCGAGTTTTGCCAGCGACATTTCGGCGCCCAGCTTCGAGGCAAGCTCATAGAGAGCGGCCGGCGGCTCGCGGCCGCCCATGGCACGCGACGCGCGCACCATCGCATCGGGGGCTGCCGGCGCGTTATAGGCGATCGCATGCGGCAAGATCGCGGTGTGCGTCTCGGCATGCGGCATGTCGAAACGGCCGCCGAGCGTGTGGCACAACTTATGATGCAAGGCGACCGACGCCGAACCCAATACCATGCCTGCGAGCCAGCATCCGTAAAGCGCCTGCGTCCTCGCCTCGTCGTCGCCCCCATCTTCCGCGAGCCGGGGGAGGCTCTCGTAAAGCGATCTTATGCCCTCTTCGGCCATCATCGACACGATCGGATTGCCATCGACGGCATAAAGGCCTTCCATGCAATGAGCGATGGCATTGAGGCCGCTCGCCACGGTCATGCCAAGCGGAAGCGAGCGCGTCAGGTCGGGATCGTAGATGACCGTTCGCGGAACCACCCCGGCATCGCGCCCGGTGGTCTTGATGCCGTCTTCGGTCATGCCCCAGATCGGGGTGACCTCGGATCCGGCGTAGGTGGTTGGAATGACCAGTGAAGGCAAGCCGGCCCGAAGCGACAGGGCCTTGGCGAGGCCCGTCGTCGATCCGCCGCCGATGGCCACCGTAAAATCGGCCCCGATCTCTTTCGCCGCGACCAGCGCTTCCTCGACGATGGAAACGGGGACGTGCATCGTCGCCCGGTCGAAAAGGCCTCCGGCGAGCGGGCCGAGCAGCGCGAAGACATTCCGTCCGGCCGAGGCCTGTTCGGGCGTCGACAGGATCAGCGCGCGTTTCCCGATCAGCGCGGCTTCGTCGGCGACACGGTTCAGTGCGCCGTGCGCGAAGATGACGCGGTAGGGAAAGGAATTGAATGTGAAGTCCATGAGGTTGATCCGATCAAATCCAGACAGGGGCGCCGCAGGCGCGCCGGGAAACGAAGACAGGCTGGTTGCAAAGGCAGGGCATCGCCGCGATGGCGGATGCGATGCGGGCGTCGGGGCCGCACGCGCGATCCGATACCCCGCGGCCGCGCCAAGAAGGACTACCTTTCTCCCTGTATCGTCCCCCGGCACGCGAGCCGGGACCGTTTAAAAGCGGCTTTGCCGCGCTATGCCAGCCGGGGATAGCAACGTGGCGAGCGGCGATGAACCTCCGAAACCAGATAGGGGTTATACACATTCCGAATAACCGCAGCGCGGGGCACGACGCGTTTTCCGCCGATCACGACAACACCACCGGGCGGTCATCCAATCATTGCCTCGCGCATCGTCGCCGGACTCTCGCCCTTCCGGCGATTTCGCTGCGGCGAGCGTGGGGGCATCGCTTATCGTTTTGATGTCGGTTGCAGGCAGCTGGCGGCGCGTATTCCTGGAAGAGCGCCGGCGCTTTCGCCCTCGGAATATTGCCCTTCAACTATCGGGTACCGGGCGTCTGCGACGACCTCTTTCCCCCACGGGTCGACGGCGGATCAGCGATCCCCCGGCAAGGCCCTTATCCGCGCGGCAAGCGATACGAGGCGCGGCCCGGTATCGCTCCGCATCTCTGTCTCGTTGGTCTGGAAGGCGGGCGTCGCGCACACCAGCGCCAGGCATTCGCCGTCGGCCGTCCGCAACAGGGGGGCCGCGACGGCAAGGGTTTCGGCGCGCCACGACGAGACAAAGCAGAACCCGTGCGCCTTGCAATCTTCGGCGCCGCGATCGGCCTCGGCTTTCTCGCCGGCAAGATGCGGAGCCGTCTCCAGCGTTCTGGTGTGAAGCGCAGAGCGCTCGCCGGACGTCATGAGCGAGAGGATCGCGCGGCCCACCGCGGTGCTGTAAAGCGGGACCGAGAAACCTATGTCGGAAATATAGTCGGACACCACCGTGTCGTCCGAGCGTGTGACGTCGAGCATGATCGCGTGAAGGCCGTTCGACATTGCCATCGAAACATTGCCGCCCGCCCGCACCGCAAAATCCCGCATGAAAGGCCGCGCGGCCTGCCGGATCTTGAAGCGCGCAAGGAGCGGATAGGCCACCGAAAGAACCTGCGATCCCACGCGATAGGCGCCGCTTTCGTTGCGGCCGAGATAGCCCAGTTGGACCAGCGTGTTGGTGAGGCGCGAGACCGAGGACCGCGGCATTCCCGTTCGCGAGGATATCTCCGAATTGCTCAGCCAGGCATCGTACGGCCCAAAAGCCGAAAGCACCTTCAAGCCTCTGTCGAGCGTGGTCGCAAAGAAGGGGTCGGGATTCGGGGAGGAGCGCTGTCTTGCTTTCGAACCCTGCTTCTCGTCCGCCACTGATTGTCCCACCTTGTCTTTCAGGCTTCGCCTTCGCCCTGCCGGCTGCCGCG
This genomic interval from Sphingopyxis chilensis contains the following:
- a CDS encoding maleylacetate reductase; the encoded protein is MDFTFNSFPYRVIFAHGALNRVADEAALIGKRALILSTPEQASAGRNVFALLGPLAGGLFDRATMHVPVSIVEEALVAAKEIGADFTVAIGGGSTTGLAKALSLRAGLPSLVIPTTYAGSEVTPIWGMTEDGIKTTGRDAGVVPRTVIYDPDLTRSLPLGMTVASGLNAIAHCMEGLYAVDGNPIVSMMAEEGIRSLYESLPRLAEDGGDDEARTQALYGCWLAGMVLGSASVALHHKLCHTLGGRFDMPHAETHTAILPHAIAYNAPAAPDAMVRASRAMGGREPPAALYELASKLGAEMSLAKLGMPEEGIEIAAKLAIQNPYPNPRPVTEDGIRALLARAYTGAMPQSAELEPA
- a CDS encoding IclR family transcriptional regulator produces the protein MRARTHGLLHSAAPPGPCRSFFERQSTSSFIYRNCQSNLVDISKFDFLPRVAISVPKANFRFLWNGWPGARQPAGRRRSLKDKVGQSVADEKQGSKARQRSSPNPDPFFATTLDRGLKVLSAFGPYDAWLSNSEISSRTGMPRSSVSRLTNTLVQLGYLGRNESGAYRVGSQVLSVAYPLLARFKIRQAARPFMRDFAVRAGGNVSMAMSNGLHAIMLDVTRSDDTVVSDYISDIGFSVPLYSTAVGRAILSLMTSGERSALHTRTLETAPHLAGEKAEADRGAEDCKAHGFCFVSSWRAETLAVAAPLLRTADGECLALVCATPAFQTNETEMRSDTGPRLVSLAARIRALPGDR